From one Pediococcus claussenii ATCC BAA-344 genomic stretch:
- a CDS encoding helix-turn-helix domain-containing protein codes for MVKYSSELKAEVVSEYLQGDISISLLSKKRNLPRIQVGRWIQNFRLSGADALKRRRVKRSFSVEFKVDVINYYQTHDETLAEVSAKFDVNSCQISLWRTAFNQYGIEALKPHPKGRKTKVKHNQKKLRKLVNKNEIDQLREELTKKNQELYDAKLENEILKKSMTLFGTSKDERKHK; via the coding sequence ATGGTCAAATATAGTTCAGAATTAAAAGCAGAAGTCGTTAGTGAATATCTTCAAGGTGACATTAGTATCAGTCTTCTTTCAAAGAAACGTAACTTGCCTCGAATACAAGTAGGTAGATGGATACAAAACTTTCGTTTGAGCGGCGCAGACGCTCTTAAACGAAGAAGAGTTAAACGAAGTTTCTCAGTTGAGTTTAAAGTTGATGTGATAAACTACTATCAAACTCATGATGAAACTTTAGCCGAAGTATCCGCAAAATTTGATGTTAATTCTTGTCAAATCAGTCTTTGGAGGACAGCCTTCAATCAGTATGGTATAGAAGCCTTGAAGCCTCATCCGAAAGGCAGAAAAACCAAAGTGAAACATAATCAGAAGAAATTACGTAAGTTAGTAAACAAGAACGAAATCGATCAACTTCGTGAAGAATTGACGAAAAAGAATCAAGAATTATATGATGCAAAATTGGAGAACGAAATCTTAAAAAAATCAATGACCCTGTTCGGAACCTCAAAGGACGAAAGAAAACACAAAT